In Ooceraea biroi isolate clonal line C1 chromosome 6, Obir_v5.4, whole genome shotgun sequence, the genomic stretch TCTCGGCGATGTGCCGCGGATGAATCTTACAATAAGCGTGCCTGGGCGTACCTAGGCGCGTATTGGGTGCTCCACGCGATCGGAGAACGATTTCGCTCTAATCGGCACGCGTTTTCCCGGGCGTTTTTCCTGAAAATCCCTCCACGTAAGCGTAGGTGGAGATTGCTCGTCTCGCGTGGTTATGATTGGTCATACTCGCGTTGGCAAATCGATAGCCAGCTACGATAATTGGGCGTTCGATTATCAGATTATTATCCGGTTATCAGCTTCTGCCTGTCTCGTGTtgcattgatatatatatatatgtactttaTTCGTATTGTATTACGCATTTATGTATGTTAAATTTGATGGGCTAGTGCTCGCACTCGAGCATGACTAGAACTCGCGGTGGAATTACGTCATTACGCGTATCTTTGGGAAATCGGTACGTCAGTTTGTCGGAACTTCCGCGGTTTCCGCGATGCAGTACCATTTATGTCGATAAAGGAAACGCAAAGATGGTTGTGCGTAGGGTGTAGAGTGGATGtcgcgtacatatatatacatatatacatacgtgtgcatatgtatgtatttctgGCATTCTATTATTGCATGGCGCGCGTGTGCTCACTTTTGCAGACTCATGGATCCCGAAATCCTGTCCAGACTGATCCCGCAGAACAAGGAGCAAGTACGACCGGCGTGTAAAAAATGCGGTTACGCCGGACACTTAACCTATCAATGCCGCAATTTTATCAAGGTCGATCCCAACAAGGAGATCGTGCTGGACGTCAGCAGCACGAGTTCCGACAGCGACGAAAATTACGTGACCCCGCTGACGGAATTGCGGGAACGTGAGTTGAAGAAGAAGCTAAAGGACGCCAAGAAGAAGCGCAAGGAGAAGAAGACCAAGAAGAGACGTAAGAAACGCGAGAGCAGCCCGGAGAGCGACAGCGAGTCTGAGAGTGAATCGAGCGAGGAGGAGAAGCGGCGGAaacagaagaagagaaagaaaagctcCAAGCACAAGAAGCGCAAGAGGCAGAGGAAGAGCAGCTCGTCCGAGGGCAATAACGACGGTGATAAGAAATGATCGTTCGTGACCGAGCTTCGGACGCGATTCCCAATTGCCGTTATCGTCGAGTGCGATTTACGTGACCGTGATCTGCATATTTTTATGTGTTTCTTTGATGTAACGATggagaataaatattaacatgtTTCTTCTAATCGTTGGgtcaaatttagaaataaaagtgcatatatgtacgtgtacgtgcgaGGCACAATGCGTTACTTTTATACTCCatgttgcaaaaataaaaaaatacgttagtatcgcagaaatatatatttcttcgtaATTCACGTTAATCATTTATCGAATCGCTGATGTTGACTGatgtaattcaattaatttcacgtTAAAAATGCTTGTCATCTGTCAATCTAGATTCTAGATGATTCCGGAATTTTCTGTCATTATAAAGTccaaaggaagaagaaggatcgaaaatattctgtagcatTCGCGGTGCCAACTGGACTACAGTTTTTATCAACGTTCAAGCAATATTCTGCACAAGTTTCTAGGAAATTTCCAATTTatgggcatctatcacgtaacttttcccctaggatgaaaaatgaaaatttcgcgtgaacttttacgttatgatttgctgccgagatgaagaaattttcattttccatcctaggggaaaagttacgtgatagatgcccagATCGGTGATTTGTTGAGTCTTTCTTATGTTGTATGCCATGCTTCTCGCGATGTAGGGAAATTTCACTGTCCCTCAATTGGTAACTATCAAAGAGAAGCCTAGGATTTAGGTTAGCTCGAGTCACGGTCTTatatacaggtctggaaacttcagaggtggagatggatcattttgtgtgtcactttttatttctttagtagCCACTAGAGGCGTTGCGATCGATGTTCGCAGGGATGACGAGGGACGTCAGAGGCCGGGGGAATATCTGTCTGTCTTTATTCCACTCGCAGTCTTCacaaaacaatatgataaattaataacgctttaaataatttaagactataaatgaattagtgaaatatgtatatgaaataaaattgagtttttattttcaaaattaagtgtgaataaaaacgaatcctTCCGCGatggaaaaaatgtaataaaatttgttgaaatgtatttgaaactctctgtcaattgacctcgattcattaacatttcatcataaatttttatattttattataaattttcgtattttattataaattttatatctaatattccaaaagtttgaaaatttatgatgaaatgataatgaaccgggatcaattgatagagattttcaaatacattttagcaaaattttattatattttttccatcaggattttatgtttaaatctgtcctttatctttttattttatttttgcgggtaatagctttttcccactttgtccaagtaacaatgtctttcggcactcgaaataaagaacgtttctgctcggtttTACTGCCGGTCTTGCAATTCGGTACCGCATACCATttcgtcatttcaataaacgtttcgataacttttgtagtcaataaccgtttttcaataagagtcatgaacacacgtgggttcttatctccggtttttcaggttatatttatctgcggacatcgatgacagcgacgagtagtggttatgctagaaactaaatgtgcttcaaaaagcggccatactcccaccactgaaattagaggtagtttccagacctgtatgtAAGACCGTGGCTCGAGTGGCGATATTACGAGGAGCCAGCGGGGTGTGATCGCTGTCGACGAACTGAGAGAAATTAACGCATTCGAaggaagaaataataaaaaggacCCGAAAGAGAAGAATCAGCAACAATGACGCGACACGCGAGGAATTGTACCGCGGGTGCGGTGTACACGTATcacgagaaaaagaaggacGCCGCAGCGTCGGGTTATGGCACCAACAGCCAGCGAATCGGCAAGGATTCCGTAAAGGATTTCGACTGTTGTTGCCTGACGCTGCAGCCGTGCAGAAATCCTGTAATAACGTACGTATCAACTACATTGCGTACATTTCTTCGAATATTGTTTCATGACCCTCTTCGTGCAGGAAGGACGGCTATTTGTTCGACAAGGAAGCAATATTGGAATACATTTTGACCAAGAAAAAGGAGTACGCGAGGAAATTGAAGGAGTATGAGAAGCAGAAGCAAAAGGTGGAGGTAGGCAAGTTACGAGGGAGTTATTGGATCGTTCAAAAATTTGGACGACTGACACAACGTTTCTATCATATTCGATACCTTTGCTGCAGGAACAGTCACGGGTGCAAACTGCCAACGAGGAGTTAAAAAAGCTGCAAAACTTCCTGAAGGGCGAGAAGACCATCGTGACGCACGACTCCAATGCGACGGACGGTGCTTCGGTATCTAACATGAAAAATGGCAAGGACAAAGTGCTACCGAGCTTCTGGATACCCTCGAAAACGCCGGAAGCTAAGGAAATCACTCCACAGAAGCCCGACAAGACCATCTACTGCCCTCTCAGTGGCAATCGATTGAAAATGAAAGATCTGATTCCCGTGAAATTCACGCTAATTCAGGATCCAGATGACAAACGGTCGCACATCGTCAAGCAAGCGAGATACATGTGCCCTATCACTCATGACGTTTTAGGCAACAACGTACCTTGTGCCGTGATCAAAACAACGTAAGTGCGACAAGCTAtcttgaattaattattgatattaatattatatcgcaCGAGTGCGTTTGCACGTTTCGTATTTTCAGTGGCGACGTGGTTACGATGGAATGCGTGGAGAAGTTGATAAAGAAGGATTGGATCCATCCATTGGACAGCTCCAAGTTGACGCCGTCCGATATTATTCCTATGCAAAGGGTTAGTAATATAAATGGCGTAATATATAGCAACGATATGGACCGAAGAAGATAGTAGGGATAACACATGGATAAAATTACTGCAAGTAACGTCCATATTCATCATTTTGTAGGGTGGTACTGGCTATGCTTCTGTTAACGATTCATTGGAGGGCCGACACGAAAGGCCAGTACTGCAGGCATGAAGAGcgatttgcattatttatgtgtatataGGTTTCTGATTAATTAAGGATGTACAAATTCgaatataaattaagatattatctaatcattttttaaatccaCCGACTGATTTTCAGATCTATTTTAGCGTTAATTAATGACGTTATCTCGTGATGatataaaaactatataaatacaatattgcacaatatataaataaaatatataaaacgtatTGCCttgaatcttttttattttttatcgaaaatacAAAGGACTATGGCAATGCCTTGAACTGGCGGGAACGGCGACCGTGGCGCCATCTCGGTCGGTACGATTTTTTGACGGGAGCTCGCAGATGGTAAGCGGCAATCGGCAGGGCGGCGGTAACGGTTCGCCGCTGCGTTAATCGCCGTCgggtccgcgcgcgcgttcgaaaGACGACCGCGAgtttcgtgcgtgcgtgcgtgttaCGTGCGTTTTTTACGTTTCCACGACCGGACGCGGCGATGTGAGCAGACCATGCGGGCCCACGCGGCGTGGGACACGCGAGCGACGAGACGTCAAACGACGGCGAAGAGGTGAGTGCGACAGCTCCTCAAGTGCGTTAACTTTCTCGAGTCGCGATTATCGCTGCGAACCGACGGCGCGCGCCGCGAGCGCGAGTCGCGCGTCGTCCTCCACGGCGCGAGAGCGTTTCCGCGCCGACACGCGcgttcttctcttctctcgttTGCGACAGAGAGCTCGCGAGGATTCCGCGCGATTGCTCGCGAGCCGAACTCCAGGGACAGCGGCGGCGACGCGGGACGTTCCCCTCGCGTGTCCGAGTGCTGCGACTTGAGCACTGATTGACACCCGTTAACGTAAGTAGGACACGCAAATGCATCGATTGTCGATTTATCTGCCGCGAGATAGCCGGGTGgaatctcgcgcgagcgcgccccATCCAGCTTCAATTTCGACCGTTCGTCGGCCCGCGAAGCGTTTGCGGCCGCCTGAAGGCGGCGTTCCAAATacatcataataataaaaggagCCTTCCGATCCTTAAAGTTGTGGCGTTCAAATGGCCAAGGTACCTCTCCAGCCTCAGGCTTGCGAAATTCCGCGCAGTTTATTCGCGATCTTCGCACTCTTTTATGTacactagcaacacaggcgcgcgctattttatttt encodes the following:
- the LOC105284060 gene encoding protein SREK1IP1 isoform X1, which gives rise to MTRTRGGITSLRVSLGNRLMDPEILSRLIPQNKEQVRPACKKCGYAGHLTYQCRNFIKVDPNKEIVLDVSSTSSDSDENYVTPLTELRERELKKKLKDAKKKRKEKKTKKRRKKRESSPESDSESESESSEEEKRRKQKKRKKSSKHKKRKRQRKSSSSEGNNDGDKK
- the LOC105284060 gene encoding protein SREK1IP1 isoform X2; this translates as MDPEILSRLIPQNKEQVRPACKKCGYAGHLTYQCRNFIKVDPNKEIVLDVSSTSSDSDENYVTPLTELRERELKKKLKDAKKKRKEKKTKKRRKKRESSPESDSESESESSEEEKRRKQKKRKKSSKHKKRKRQRKSSSSEGNNDGDKK
- the LOC105284059 gene encoding nitric oxide synthase-interacting protein homolog; the protein is MTRHARNCTAGAVYTYHEKKKDAAASGYGTNSQRIGKDSVKDFDCCCLTLQPCRNPVITKDGYLFDKEAILEYILTKKKEYARKLKEYEKQKQKVEEQSRVQTANEELKKLQNFLKGEKTIVTHDSNATDGASVSNMKNGKDKVLPSFWIPSKTPEAKEITPQKPDKTIYCPLSGNRLKMKDLIPVKFTLIQDPDDKRSHIVKQARYMCPITHDVLGNNVPCAVIKTTGDVVTMECVEKLIKKDWIHPLDSSKLTPSDIIPMQRGGTGYASVNDSLEGRHERPVLQA